The genomic segment GCTAATGTGACGTCCAACGCATGTATGCAGTCATAACGGCTGATTAGTTTCGTTATAAAACTGCGGCCTGTTTATAGACAGATGGTTGAAAGCAGGTTCATGCTTGCCCGCTTTCAGCTTGAAATGCGGAAAACGCTTTCTATACACTACCGCGCAGACCAGCTGCCTGATTTTTCCATAGGAGTGAAAACAAGGTATGAGCACCATCGAAGAACGCGTCAAGAAAATCGTTGCCGAGCAACTTGGCGTCAAAGAAGAGGAAGTTACCAACAGCGCTTCCTTTGTCGAAGACCTGGGTGCCGACTCCCTTGACACCGTTGAGCTGGTGATGGCTCTGGAAGAGGAATTCGAGACTGAAATCCCGGACGAGCAAGCCGAGAAGATCACCACTGTTCAAGAAGCTATCGATTACATCAACGCGCACGCGCAGTAAGTTGTAATCCTGCTTCGAACCAGTAAGCCGCACTGCCTTGAACGGGCAGTGCGGCTTTTGTTTGAGTTAGTTGAATCCAGCTGGTCGTGCCCCTGCGCGCGAGTCTGTGATGGTTGGCCTTTGCCTGTTGCGTGTGTTGGCGGAGCAGAGCGAGTCGAATAAACGTAAGGAGAATGCTGTGTCGCGTAGACGCGTCGTAATCACCGGGATGGGCATGCTATCGCCGCTGGGTAACGATGTGCCAAGCAGCTGGCAGGGGATTCTCGCCGGCCGCAGTGGTATCGGCCTGATAGAACATATGGATCTCTCCGCTTATTCCACGCGCTTTGGCGGATCGGTCAAGAATTTTGACGTCGAGCAGTACTTGCCGGCTAAAGAAGCACGCAAGCTCGACCTGTTCATTCAGTACGGTCTAGCTGCCAGCTTCCAGGCGGTGCGTGATTCCGGGCTGGAAATCACCGATGCCAACCGCGAGCGCGTCGGCGTCGCGATGGGCTCGGGTATTGGCGGCCTGACCAATATTGAAAATAGTTGCAAAGCATTGATCGAGCAGGGGCCGCGACGTATTTCGCCATTTTTTGTACCGGGCTCGATCATCAATATGGTTTCCGGCTTTCTGTCGATCCATTTGGGATTGCAAGGCCCGAACTACGCCATCGCTACGGCTTGCACCACAGGTACGCATTGTATCGGCATGGCCGCTCGCAATATCGCCTATGGCGAGGCGGACGTGATGGTAGCGGGCGGTTCGGAAATGGCGGCCAGCGGTCTCGGCATTGGCGGCTTCGCTGCGGCGCGGGCGTTGTCTACCCGAAATGACGATCCGGCAGCGGCCAGCCGCCCCTGGGATAAGGCGCGTGACGGTTTTGTGCTGTCGGATGGGGCGGGTGCATTGGTGCTCGAAGAGCTCGAGCATGCCAAAGCGCGTGGCGCCAAAATCTACGCCGAGCTGATCGGTTTCGGCATGAGTGCCGATGCCTTCCACATGACTTCGCCACCGGAAGACGGCGCGGGTGCGGCCCGCTGCATTCGCAACGCGATCGTGGACGCCAAGATCGATGCGGCTCAGGTGGACTACATCAATGCGCACGGCACGTCCACGCCTGCTGGCGACAAGGCCGAGGCTGCCGCGATAAAAACCGTTCTCGGCAGTCATGCCTACGAGCTGTCGGTAAGCTCGACGAAGTCAATGGTCGGTCATTTGTTGGGCGCCGCAGGTGCCGTCGAAGCGATCTTCAGTGTACTTGCCATTCGCGATCAAGTGGCTCCGCCAACGATCAATCTCGATGAGCCCGATGAGGGGTGCGATCTTGACTTCGTACCTCACGAAGCGAAACCCAGGGCGATCGAGGTAGCCGTTTCCAACTCCTTTGGTTTTGGCGGCACCAATGGGTCACTGGTTTTCCGTCGGTTCGCCGAGTGACGTTGAGCTGGGTGGACGGGCGACCCGCTGACGGGTTGTCGGTCCGCGATCGGGGGCTCGCGTACGGAGACGGCCTGTTCGAGACGATGAAGGTCGTCAACGGTTTGCCAGAGCTACTGGACCGTCATTTGAGTCGTCTCGGCCTTGGATGCCAGCGTTTCGCTATCCCAGTTGATTTGGTCACTCTTCGCACGCAAATTACTGCCTTTAGCGCGGCACTGGGTACTGGCGTAGCCAAGCTTATCCTGACGCGCGGTGACGGGAAGCGTGGCTACGGTCCACCCGTCGCCTGCCAGCCACGCATCGTGCTGATGGGCTCTC from the Stutzerimonas stutzeri genome contains:
- the acpP gene encoding acyl carrier protein, with the protein product MSTIEERVKKIVAEQLGVKEEEVTNSASFVEDLGADSLDTVELVMALEEEFETEIPDEQAEKITTVQEAIDYINAHAQ
- the fabF gene encoding beta-ketoacyl-ACP synthase II produces the protein MSRRRVVITGMGMLSPLGNDVPSSWQGILAGRSGIGLIEHMDLSAYSTRFGGSVKNFDVEQYLPAKEARKLDLFIQYGLAASFQAVRDSGLEITDANRERVGVAMGSGIGGLTNIENSCKALIEQGPRRISPFFVPGSIINMVSGFLSIHLGLQGPNYAIATACTTGTHCIGMAARNIAYGEADVMVAGGSEMAASGLGIGGFAAARALSTRNDDPAAASRPWDKARDGFVLSDGAGALVLEELEHAKARGAKIYAELIGFGMSADAFHMTSPPEDGAGAARCIRNAIVDAKIDAAQVDYINAHGTSTPAGDKAEAAAIKTVLGSHAYELSVSSTKSMVGHLLGAAGAVEAIFSVLAIRDQVAPPTINLDEPDEGCDLDFVPHEAKPRAIEVAVSNSFGFGGTNGSLVFRRFAE